The Nicotiana sylvestris chromosome 6, ASM39365v2, whole genome shotgun sequence genomic sequence ATTTATAATTACACTTAGGGAATAAGATTCTAGGATTAAGCTCCTCTTTAATGacaattatgagggtcattgaagaatgtgtaacgatAGATAGTGAATGCCTTATTCTCTGTAATGGATCATGCACTTAATATTACAAAATATTTTGTATTGAATGTTACCGGATGGAAGAATTTATTTTGTCTTTATGAGTATCGTCCTCTCCGATGACAAGTGAGATCATTGCCTTCAGGTTTGGCTATCTTTTGTCGTCGGTTCCACGTGTCGCTTCCTCATATGATCATTAAATATGAGCATATTTTATCGCATACATCTTTGTATTAACTTCCTTACTTTTCTCGTGATGTACATTATAATTGTACATTAACACAGGCACTAGTATGATATGGTACACTGACAAGTATGCATATTTTGGTGGCAACGAGGAGTGGATGCAGTGACAATCGAGCCATATATAGTCAGACGAAATGAATAGATGCGCAGAAGAAAGGGGGAAAGGAGAGGGATTATCCAGTCAATAATAGTAGTAAATTCATATTAAAAAGAATTACATGgatctaaataaaaaaaaaattaacaaaaaggGACCAAGATAAAATTTGTTACTCTGAAATCAAAATTGATTTCCAAAAATATTgtacaatttttatgtccaaacgcctattAAGTCTTGTTAATTGGTAGCGTGGTCTTTTTCGATCAGCGGAGCTTATCTTGTCAAATCTAACAAAAAAGCATCTATGATTTAAATTTCACTTACCATATTCGATAAGAGgcgttgctctgatggtaagcaacccccacttttaaccgagaggttgtgagttcgagtctccccaagagcaaggtgggaagttcttggagggaaggatgtcgggggtctatttggaaacactctctctaccctagggtaagggtaagatctgcgtacacactacctcccagaccccactaagtgggattatactgggtggttgttgttgttgttaccatATTCGATAAAAATCAAGATCAATTGTTTTCTTTTGGGGAGAAATGGTGCCCAAAAACGAATACATTTTGTCTTTTCTCGTAATGAAGAAACTATGTTAGTTTTAGGAGGTCATTCTCTTTACTAAGAGAATAAGTATTAATTTCTATAAACTCAGAAAATCATATAAGAATAAATAATCAATTATTGGATATTCGAAGTAAATGAGTAAAAATTGTGTCATAATGGAGAAGGGCAGTGACATAGAACATAAAACCTTTCTTGCTATATGATTTTCACGATTTGTATTACTAAGGTCCACCTATAATGGCATTGTAAAAGATTTTTTCCCTTAGCAATTCGTCTTGCTCGGGGTAACAAAATCTCGCATCCATTATTTATTGCAGTATAGATCTCCATAGATGCTTTCAGGAAAGGCAAGTGCAAGCGAAATTTTGTTACCTTAGCAAGACGAATTGCATTAGGGAAACTTCCTTACAATGTAAGTAGACACTACGAAGACAAATCGTGAAATTCATATGGTAAGAAAGACATCATGTTCTATTTCACTACCTTCCCCATTCATTCATCTAACTACCAATCATGAGTGGCCATATGAGATAGAGTTTTCATTCATTTATTTTAagcctccaataattaattatttatcttATTTGATCTTCTAACTTAAGAAAGTTAATACATATTCCCTTGGTAGAGAAAATTACCTCTCAAAACCAGCATGTCCTCTACGGTGATAGTTACTTCGCCCCAAGGAAAGAGACATGTATTTCTTTTTGGCACCATTTCTTTCCAAAAGCTAATAACTAATCTAGGTTTTTACGAATATGGTAAGTGAAATTTTGTGCGGAATTGTAGTTTCCAACTGCAAGAGGACCTGGAGCATTATGCCAATGGATAAATATGAAAGGAAGTGAAGGAAGAAGTTTATGAGAAACTCAAAAATATACAGAAGATGATCTTGTTTTGTAAGTAGGAGAAGGATGAAAATGTATTTTGAATAGGAACTAAGTTGATTGTATGAGAGAGAACGAAGAAGGCACAATTTATACTATTACATGTGATGTTTGTTGGACTGTAATTAGATAATGTAATCCTTACACAGATTTTATATAATATAACAAAGAACCAAATTTGGTAAAAAGTCAAAGGTTGTTAGACAAAACTTATTTTCAATCCTATTTCACTTAGATTCTTTCCTTCATTTTGTATGGGAGGAAATTTATGTTATATGAAGACTTACCTTACAAACTAAAAATTATTAATCAAAATTGAAACTGATTGGAAGAAATACATTTTGTGCTTTAGCTCTATCTTAGATTTGCATTAAGTATTGATTTACTGTCCCGGGCCACATAAGCTCGTGGCCCGCGAGGCTTAGacgatgttgggccagtctgtgGGCCAAATAAAAATTATTCAAATATAGTTAGATCTTAAATTTAGTTATTTCTTAATGTTTAACTAATTAAGATTACATATAAAGTGTAAATCTAGATGAAATTGAAGATTTTAAGACAACCTAATCATAAAGAAGATTTAAATGTGCTTGATGAAGATAATGTGCTCGTGTTGGATATGTCATTGCTGCCGTGAAAgatgttttattaatttatttcGAATTTTGACTTTTAACAAATGAAACATTGTCCttccttttttgtattttattgtaATCTATTGAGACAATTTCAAAAGTTATTAAGTTTTTAGAGGAGCTTTCTATCCAACAAGATATTTTTTGACTTGTAAataactattttattttttttaattttagatAAGAacttaaataaaaaattaagaaaatggGGGGTATTTACAtatatacccgctttttgtgtcacgttttaacttgtgtccgctttgcaaaaaaaattgcaagcgtacccgctttttcgcataacttcagcatacggggctgaagtagcaaaggcaatcacgcaaaacttcatcattctagtagccgggcctgaagttcagctctagaccttaagtttttgttttgtaactggcgaatttcagctctagagctgaagtttttgttttatatatggcgaacttcaactctagagctgaagtttttgtttttgtaactggtgaacttcagctttagagctaaagtttttattttgtaactgacgaacttcagctctagagctgaagtttttgttttgtaactgacgaacttcaactctagagctgaagtacATTTTTCTTGTGGCAGCAACACCATTTTCATTATCGACGTCTTCATTGAACACATGAGCAAGCGTTACGAAACATTTCTGTGTAACTGTCGTCTTTGTCAATCTTACTTACAAGTAACACTGCAATTGGTGctcaaaaatttaatttttggaATTGAGGTTTCCAACTCATTGTTGTGCAATAAGAAACAAAATGTGATAATGATGATGGGTGTATTTCTGTGACAAATACATCACTGTGACTTCGTTCTAATTGAATGggtacaaaaaaaaaatagagaagtAGATAGCGAAAAATTGAGCAATGAAGATGAAAGAAGTCAAGCCTTTCACTGGTTAGACGCTAGTATTCAATAATTGAGACAGTAGCCTTTTTCTCTCTAGTCCAGTGATGGTgatggagaaggaggaggagaaagggggctgaagttgtttaaaaagtgggtacaagttaaaagttttttaaaaaatgggtatagattaaatggaggcgaccaaatagggcaccccgtgcaatttttacagaaAATGGTGGGCAGCCCATTAGGGGTCGCAACACACATAGGCTCGCTCTGGGCTAAGCATTTATGGAAATAGCACGGCTTAggcagttttcggactggtcattcaaaaatagccagcatttgcaaagtcattaaaaaatagccactattttgctgcaacacggaccggtccagcataatatactgaagatcggtgcacctgtgtatgaacttccagcatattatgctggaactccaacatgcgaaaagttccagcataatatactggagattagaGCAGCTGTgaatgaacttccagcatattatattggatcggtatattatactagaactccaatatattatgctggagttccagtatacttatgctagaactccattataatatgctgcagttctagtatacttatgttggaactccattataatatactggagttccattatacttatgttggaactccagtatattatgctggaatattttccggatttttgaacagtgttttcgctcagatttatctttacatgaaaagtggctaaatttcaattacttttgaaactgtggctattttttaatgataacttgtaaatctggctatttttgaatttctcccatcaAAATGGTGCGCCAGCCTGATCCAACCCGCCAAATGTCAAGGCCTATGTGgggttaaaatagcacgggctagacagttttcggactggtgattcaaaaatagtcagcgtttgctaagtcattgaaaaatagctactattttgctgcaacagagaccggtccagcataatatactggagtttgatgcacctgtgtatgaacttccagcatattatgctgaaccggtatactggaactccagtatattatactggaattccagtatattatgctggagtattttccggattttgaacagtgttttcgttcagatttatctttatatgaaaagtggttaaatttctatgacttttgaaactgtggctatatttgaatgatcacttgtaaacctggctatttttgaatttctcccctgtGTGGGCTGCACTGGGCCTGCCCATATTGACAGTTCTACCTTCAAAGCATCCGATAAGATTAAAATGAAATGGTAAGATTAGAAATTGATTATCCATCCAAACACAAAAGTGATATTCCTTGACCCAAGGGAGTAATTGTTTTTTGAATAGAAGGAAACTTTCTTTTAATCCAGTTTTCATAACACAGTTCTTGAATTTTTGCAAAAACTTCTTGATTAAAACACACACATTTCGGGAAAAATCTGTGCAATGTTGATAAAGGTAAAAGACCTGACATTTCTAGTTTATTCTTATTTGTATTGTAGCGTTTCATGATTTTATAATTTCATTCCACAAGATATTGGACCTGCCTATTTTACCTTTTTGCATCTACTTTAATCGCACAACCCTAATTATCTTAAGTATAGCTCAAGCATGATTCATAAGAATGTAAAGCTAGAGATATACACTTGTAAAATTACTTGATCAAGCCACACATAAAATCTCGTTATGCAGCCCCACCTTGCTTTGCTATGACAGCTATGTCAGCAGACAAGTTAGGatgagtgattttattttgtgtctcacacAGACACTAGTTGTGTGAGACCTCTTTTTATCTCACATATTTGTGGACCCGTGTCTTACACATTTAGGTccacaaaattttgggactcaCACAGTTATGAGACAAAAAAGAAGCCCCACACAACTAGTGTCAGTTATACGAgccacaaaataaaatttttctGTTAGGATCTTCTTATGTTAAAATCGCATCGGATAGTACATGTAATAGTTTGGCTAGCCTGGGAAACCTTTGTGCTCTAAAAAGCACTAATTTCTCTTGTAATTTTGCTGATGGCTCTACTATATTTTATAAACTCCCGTTCAATCGTGTTGTTTCTTAGGTCGATAATTGAGTAAACTTTTCCCCATCACTTCCGTATTCTTTGTAATTCAGGTAAAAATAAAACTTAGTGTGGGTGAACAAAAATTATTAGTTGTATTCTCGTAATTCCCGAGCCCATCATGACTTTTGTATCACAAGTGTTTGGTATATGAAGTATTTTTCAGggctgttttttctttttttcacgaGTAGGATTTTGAAAGAATACGAAGAAAAAGGGATCACGAAGTTGGAACTTTTCAGGACCTATTTTGTCATTTAAGCATTAGCTATTGTCAGTTTCAAACTTTCATGACGGCTCACTCCTCCTTTCCTATCTTCCTTCAAAGTGCCACCGAGCCTCCAGCCATCCTGGCAATAAAGTGATTATAGAGAAGCTGTACAGAGCCATTTTGCATTTATGCGTGATTTGGGAAAGAGTcacactttaaaaatataataagttATTCTAATATAATTATAATGGTAATTTTACGGTTCGAAATTAATTATAACCTATAAGTCAAACAAAAATAATTTCATCGTTGCTGCAATGTTTTCATCAACTCCAGTGCTTCCTTCGACAGAGTGACTACTAGAAGGTCCATATTACCTGTTCACCATGTTTGAAAAGGCTCATGCGTAGGACCTACCATCATCATAAAAATAGGCCATAGACACCAACGTCCAGCCTGTCTCCCATTTTGTTGCTTTTATTACTGTCCGATTCCCTTAATCAATTTCCATTAGATTTTTCTGTTATGGTTCTTTTTCGTATTTGTATCTTAGCTTTTTTCTCGATGTACTCTAACTCACATACAATAGGGATAACGTCTACTAGACTGTTTGACCAAATTTTTTCAATCCAAAACTACTTTTTTAAAAATTCAGATGTTTGGCgaagtttttgaaagaaaaatttttTGATGAGAAAcacaaataattttaaaaaaagcagaaaaaagtagcttttgTAATTTTTAGATTTATAATTTTACCGTTTTAGcctattattttcatttttatcaaAAGATTTTTCTGGAGTTTATTTCATGATCCTTTTATTTGTCCAGTAAGTTCCAAATCACTTTGAATTTAACATCCTTCTTACATCTCCCCTCCATAGATTCCAAGTCAAGGTAAAAGTTACCAAACCTGAATATGAAACCCAAACCTGAAACAGACACCAAAGAAAAAACATTAACAAATTCAACTAGCAAATAAACaaaaagtttttaaaaataaaaagataatgGAAAATATacgaagaaaaaaaattaaaaaatcaataTTACCTTGGACGAAAGATGATGAACAGATGCTAAAGCACGACGAACGCCGGAACGCAGATACGGCGAACGAACGGGAAACGCCAAAGCATAATGGAACGATGAACGCCGAACACGACGGGAAATACAAAAGCTGCGAATGAACACAAAAAACGAAACAAGTCACGCAACTCCACTAAACACCAAAAAAGCCCACACAAATTTCTCAACCATATCCAATGCCTTATGATGTTTTAGTTAAAATTTAATCAAATTTAATTTCCTGGTTATTTTTATGGAATTTAAAAGTCCAAATTGTCCTTCAATTGCATCAGTTACTGCAAATTCATATGTACAAGGGAGAATTCTACTACTTCCGTACTGTATCAAAATTGCCATAGCTTTCGTTTCGTCGGAGTAGTAAAAACAGCAGCTGGAATCTGACACCATCGCCGGAGAACTCTCAGGAGATGAGCTTCAGATAATATATGAAAATCACCAACCTGTAACCACGGAAACGGAAACTTTTCCATAGGTTATACTTTGGACATTCTGGAAAGCCGGCTAGGACGCGGTTGAAAGTCACCTCGACGTCTCTGATGATGCGAAGAAGGCCTAATAAGAGCTGCCAGAGCTCGTTTTACTAAATCACCTTCAACAGACCAGATTCGCACCAGTGAGTTCGTCATCGCCGATCGCCGAGCATTCAATCGGCTAGGTGAATACGAAATCGAAGGAGTATTTCTCATATTCTTATGCATACTACACCTGAACGAACCAGGATGCGTCGTCGGAGAGCACAAGCACGTCCTTTTCGGAATCAGCTTCCGAACCACCTGATCACGCTGAGACACTGCCACGGAACGGCGAGGAGAGCTAGATCTATCTATGGAGAACTTAACGCTAGGCGTAGAATTCATCGGCGCCAGCGCGTGGAGATTCACGCGCGTCGGAGAAGCCGATCGGTTGAAACAACCTGACGATTGAGACGAATAAAAGCTAGAGGTCCTGTACGAAGCGAACGACGTCGCATCAGTTGCCGCCATGGTGTTGCAGAACCGGCCGGTAGGTGAGATTGACCTCTCAAACGCCGATCTCAGCCTTCTAGAGGAATTCGCCATTGTAATTGGAGAGCTATACAAACAACTTATGAAtgtattgatttttttttctttttaaaagtgCCCTAAGGCTTTTCAGTTGGGCAAACTTAGCGAGTCTCGAAGCGTAAATTTATAGCAGGGAGAAGAGGATGGGCGAATTGTAGATAAGTGGAAGGTTTAAGGTTTAGTTAGGAAAACGAATTTTAAGTCTCGTTAAAGTAACCATGGTAAAGAGTTAACCCGGGGGTGGAGGTTGAATATGAGATTTTCAATGGACAGCGACCGGTAGAGCAAAATGATAATAATTGGAGCCGTTTTGGCGGACTGCTTATGTAGTTGCAGAGGATAAGGCACAATACCACCAGGTacataaattttttattttttttaacaccTCCCAATTTCGGCCACATTTGTTGTCTGAATCTTGATTATTCAGATCTCAAACATTaagtttatttatttttaaagtctgaAACTTAATTATTCAAATCTTAATCATTAAGtctgtttattttttttacttcacaactcctTAATAGGTCAAAATAGATTTGTATGATTAAGATAGAGACTTAATTTTATTAAGAAGCTATCATCCATATTCATTATTAATTATCGTCACTGCCTACCATTATCAATTATCACCATGTCACCGCCACCATCATTCTCAATCATAGCCGCCACCATAATCGACTACCACCACCTACCATCTGCACCACTCCCATCACCATCATTCTCAAACACAAACATACTAATCCACATCAACTACCACAACTAATCATCACATCACTATCAACAACCATAACCAGCACTGCACATCATTCTTAACTACCACCACTTACCATTGCCTCCTCAATCACAATTATTACCACCACCGGTCATTACTAACCATCACCACTCACCATCAACTTCCTCAATCATAATCGTTACCACTACTAACCACCACTAGCTACTACCCTGAACCATAACCATCAACCAACCTACCACCAATCACGCCTCTAGTGGGCATTCACAAGCATCGATGTTAGCCATCACCAACAGAAACTaccatattttaaaaaaattatatattttattgatgaaacattagaatattagattaattagtacTCCCGcagtttcaatttagatgatatactttcttttttagtctgttccaaaataaatgatacaTTTATAATTgtgaaaataattcaactttaaactttttattttactcatttaccattaatgagaagcttttataactacAAAAATGACATGGCCCCACAAAGcgtttaccccttaagcttttaagaccacaaatttcaaaaaaaaactttttttttattaaacttcgtgctgagtcaaactacctcatctaatttgaaacggatgaagtattttatttgaattttatgtttattaattttcaaataaagataaattttatatattcagatgttaaaaatcaaacagcCTTAATCATTTAGTATTCAGACCTTtatacacatcttaatattcaAATGTGTATTCAaattcagacgtcttaatcttaaaaaaaaacaaatgaggccttagaGGGTTCTATAATGTTTCCATACTTTCCCCCAGCAGGACTCGAACCCAAGACCTAACGATCGTGGGTTGAGGTGCTTttaccaactgagcaagcctcacTTGTCAGGTACATAGAGTTCACCAATAACAAACTCAGTGTAAGTGTAATCTCGTAAGTGAGGTATGAAAAAGATAGTATTTCTGCAGATTTTGTTGTTACCTTGTGAAGTAAAAAGGTTATTTTTAGTAGACTCTCGACTCAAAAAAAGCATAAACTCAgcaataatgaaaaaaaaatacattAGTAAAGAAATCATGGGAAAAGAAAAAGTAACAACGGCAAGATATTAAGAAAATCGAAACAAAAGAAATACTCCCTCCGGTTTACTTTAAGtaattttttgtctttttttgtgGTTcgcaatatttaatttttttagataTCAAAAAAGAATTAACTTTCCAGAATTGCCTTTGGACTAAAGAGTCTAGGAGtagtttgttatattttcaataaataaattaatataattaattttattattaattaatgctaaaaagtaaatttcttaatatgtataaaaattatttaaagtGAACCGAAAAGAATAATATGTAATaatagaaatataaaaataaaaatatacgaGAATAATACTATAATTGCTTAACTGAAAAGAGTGACAACCGCAAGATAATGGAAAAGAAGGTACATAGATTAGAGCTGAACGATAATAATCCTCACCCGTTGATCTTAAACTTGAGTTATTTTAATAGACTCTCTTGGGATAAGAACTAATTTACCTTTATATTGCCCCTTTCAAATAAAATCTAAAATAGTTAACATTTTCATCAGAATTAAAAAATTTAATGCTAGCCGCGGCAATTTTCCCCCTTTTATCTGCGGTAATGTGAGAAAGCTCACACAAATAAAGTTATTCCAATTTTAATttatactttttaaaaaaaaaaattgatgatAACATTAATTGAGCTTGCTTAAATGATTAATAGTTGAACCAACTTGGTTAAGACTTAGGTATAATTGTTATAGTTGTTATTTATTTCACTTTGTTAGAATCCCTTTTTCTTGTCATTGCTTAACGATGAAAAATTTTATGCAGCTAACCGAAGAAGAAATGTTACCCTCATTAAGTTTTTCCTTAGCAACAAAAAATTATCCCCTAAAAGTTTAATTATTGGCCGGTGGTCTAATAATTTCATAGAATATCTTATTGTGTTAGAGctttgtattggtcaaaatttgaCCGTCACGATCGAATCGATCAACGTCCCGTCTAAGAGACCGGTCAATGAAGATAACATAGTCCACTCTGCTCCCTTTTCCCGACATCCGTCGAGTCGGAAGGAGCAGCGCCTAA encodes the following:
- the LOC104238736 gene encoding uncharacterized protein isoform X2: MVSDSSCCFYYSDETKAMAILIHFCISRRVRRSSFHYALAFPVRSPYLRSGVRRALASVHHLSSKVWVSYSGWLEARWHFEGR
- the LOC104238736 gene encoding uncharacterized protein isoform X1; translated protein: MVSDSSCCFYYSDETKAMAILIHFCISRRVRRSSFHYALAFPVRSPYLRSGVRRALASVHHLSSKVWVSYSGLVTFTLTWNLWRGDVRRMLNSK